The genomic region CGCGATCCGTCGTCGACCAGCAGAGAACCGATCCGCCACTTCTGCAACAGACGGCCGGCCTCCTTGATCGACGAACTCTTGTGCACACTCCGGACTTCGGCCGACATGAACTCAGCCACCGTGTGACCATCGATCCGCTCACCGAGGGTCCGCCGCCAATCCCGACCTGCTCTGGTAGCCTTTCTCAACTCCAGCTGGGCCAGACAACTTTCCAACACCTGCTTCCGTTGATGAAGGCTTTCGCGTTCCACGTTGTGCGTGCCGGCCTCCTGCGCTTCCTCCGGCAGGATCGCGGCCTCACCCAGCTTGGCATACTGATAGGCTTCGAGTTCCTCGGACGATCCGCCGAAGGTTTCACTCAGCACTTCCTCGGTCTGCTCATCGAATCCGTCCAACGACGCGGTAGCCTTCCGTCGCGATAAGAACGGCTGGATCGCCACCAACGTCGCTTGAATCCGCTCTATGTGCCGGCTGAGAAGGTCCGCCGGTTCCTGACTCGACTTCACTCTCTTGGCCATACTGCCTCCTTGTTGAGGGCAAGAGAATAACGCAACTGTCGCGGCGGCTCAAGCCTTCGTGCTTAGCCGGATGCTGAAAAATCCGTCAGCGTGGAAGAACGCTCTAAGCAGGAATCGGTTGGGGCGTGAGCCCCGTCGTCTCGTTGCCGGATGCCGTCGCCTTCGAGCCCCCCGCGCCTTTTGGCGCGGCCTTCCCGCGCACACGATGCATTTTTTCTCGCGTGTGATAGGGCATGACCATTTCCAACACTGCTGGAAGCCGGTCACAGGGCACATCCTCCATGATTTTGATGGCGAGCTTGGGATCGGGGCCCGAGCGCCCGCTCACAAACACATCCACGGCATCGACGACCTTTCCGCCCACCTTCGCCTTCTTGCCCAAAAGCCCGATATCCGCCACGAGATGGTTTCCGCACCCGGCCGGACAACCGGACCAGTGCAGCGTGATCGGCTTGAGGGTATCGCCCAGCTTCCGCTCCAGCACTCGCGCCGTTTCAACGGCCCGGCTTTTGGTTTCAATGACAGCCAGATTGCAGTAGTCGCTTCCCACAC from Nitrospira sp. CR1.1 harbors:
- a CDS encoding CBS domain-containing protein, with amino-acid sequence MAKRVKSSQEPADLLSRHIERIQATLVAIQPFLSRRKATASLDGFDEQTEEVLSETFGGSSEELEAYQYAKLGEAAILPEEAQEAGTHNVERESLHQRKQVLESCLAQLELRKATRAGRDWRRTLGERIDGHTVAEFMSAEVRSVHKSSSIKEAGRLLQKWRIGSLLVDDGSRYIGIITDTDLSRKAVAKGLDPNATTVLTCMSKSVVTIEDNEPLMEALRLMKKEGIRHLPVTEDGTIIGVLSVGDMLRAYQKVLEL